One window of the Xenopus tropicalis strain Nigerian chromosome 10, UCB_Xtro_10.0, whole genome shotgun sequence genome contains the following:
- the lrrc59 gene encoding leucine-rich repeat-containing protein 59, whose translation MARANGRSQNLRDKLDGNELDLSLSDLSEVPVRDLVAIPKATALDLSCNKLTSLPDDFCNLSYIVRLDLSKNQIAQLPSEFGRLVNLQHLDLLQNRIVALPVSFAQLKSLKWLDLKDNPLKPALAKVAGDCLDEKQCKECAQGVLQYMKSVQSDHERELQRKLQLDKDRKQRLEAQQRVKEEQDRELRKRMKQQQKERKRRDYNAMQEAQKALNNNKKKAEEEPSENHKPVPTPKEKKLARRQSRLRKIACILLFGLMVALLGVVACRFTDLKTFEVCRSVNAVYKETLSALHSNPVLERFLQDPSSQ comes from the exons ATGGCACGAGCGAACGGAAGATCCCAGAACCTGAGGGACAAATTGGACGGGAATGAGCTGGACCTGAGCCTGAGTGATCTGAGCGAAGTGCCTGTTCGGGACCTG GTGGCCATTCCCAAGGCGACGGCTCTGGACCTTTCCTGTAACAAGCTGACTTCCTTACCG GATGATTTCTGCAATCTGAGTTACATAGTGCGACTGGATCTCAGCAAGAATCAGATAGCGCAGCTCCCTTCAGAATTCGGCAGGCTGGTGAACCTGCAGCATCTGGACCTGCTACAGAACCGCATAGTGGCGCTGCCTGTCTCCTTTGCACAGTTGAAG AGTCTGAAATGGCTGGATCTGAAGGACAACCCACTGAAACCAGCTTTGGCCAAGGTAGCCGGCGATTGTTTGGATGAAAAACAGTGCAAAGAGTGTGCCCAAGGG GTTCTACAGTACATGAAAAGCGTCCAGTCTGATCACGAGCGAGAGCTACAGCGGAAGCTTCAGTTGGATAAAG ATCGGAAACAGAGACTTGAAGCCCAGCAGAGGGTTAAAGAGGAGCAGGACAGGGAATTGAGGAAGAGGATGAAGCAGCAGCAGAAGGAGCGCAAGAGGAGGGATTACAATGCCATGCAGGAAGCCCAGAAAGccctaaataataataagaagaaagcAGAGGAAGAACCTTCCGAGAACCACA AACCAGTGCCCACCCCCAAGGAGAAGAAGCTGGCCCGACGCCAGTCAAGGCTGAGGAAGATTGCTTGCATCCTCCTCTTTGGACTCATGGTGGCGCTCTTGGGCGTGGTGGCCTGCCGCTTCACAGATCTGAAGACCTTCGAGGTGTGCAGGAGTGTGAATGCCGTGTATAAGGAGACCCTCAGCGCTCTGCACAGTAACCCCGTGCTGGAAAGGTTCCTGCAGGACCCATCCTCACAGTAG